CCTTCCTACCTCtgaaatttgggggtttttttatgggtTTAATTCCCTGCTACATCGCAAATTTGGGGGCGTTTTTATGGGTTTAACTCCTTCCTACCTctgaaatttggggttttttcatggGTTTAATTCCCTGCTACATCacaaatttggggttttttaatgggtTTAACTCCCTCCTACCTCtgaaatttgggtttttttcatgggTTTAATTCCCTGCTACATCGCAAATTTGGGGGCGTTTTTATGGGTTTAACTCCTTCCTACCTttgaaatttggattttttaatggGCTTAACTCCCTCCTACCTCCgaaatttggggggttttatgGGTTTAACTCCCTCCTACctctgaaattttgttttttttttttttttaataggtttaACTCCTTCCTACCTCCGAATTTTTGGGGCTTTTGTGGGTTTAATTCCTTGCTACATCgcaaatttggggtttttttcatgggTTTAACTCCCTCTGACCTCcgaaatttgggggttttttgggtttaaTTCCCTCCTACTTatgaattttgggttttttatgggTTTAACTCCCTCCGGACAGCCTCAAGCTTATCCAGAATAAAGGggcatttatatttatttaaaattgcgCCTTCCCGATGTTCAGTTTCCTCTTCATTAACTTAAGGCTTTCTCCCCCTTAAATTCCcctcccagccattcccaggattTGCCCGCAAAATCCCAAGCAGTGGAGAGCGGAATTCCATCTGAAAATCAAATTCCTGTTGGtttttaataacttaataatttttaaaaattgataatttttttcaagcGACCCTCAGACAGGAGCTGACCAGACGATGATTTCCTTGTGGGATTAGAAGGAATTTCtctgtattaatatttttttttttaacttcaggcACAAACTCCTCCCCAGCCACTTTGGAGAGAGGAAATTGAGGGAGATTTTTTGTGGAGGGGGGAGGTGGAAACGGggagaagaaagacaaaagacgCCTGGGTGCCATCGACGGCcgtatttttttattgctgcacGGGGAATTCACGAGGCTGAGAAGAGAcaagaggagaagggaaggggaaaagcgTCGGCGTCTCCCGCCACCCGCCGCCGGCAGCTCTTCCCGAGATCCTCGACGCGAAAACATCGGGAAAAAACCCcggcggggcaggagcgggagtGGAAACGCGGGGAGCACTCAGAGAGGAGAcatttttccaggaagaaaacGCGGGACGATCGGAGCGGGAGAAGCCTCGTCGGGTCGCCGGTCACCGGAGCCGCGGGGcgccgggatcgggatcgggatcgggattGGGATCAGCAGGGCTTCAGGCACACGGTCTCGCAGGACTCCACGCACTTGGTGGTGCAAACCTGGTCCTGGCACTGCTCCACGCATTTGGTGACGCAGGGCTCGGGGCACTGGGCGGGACAGACGTCGACGCATTGCGGGGCGCAGGAGCTGGCGCATTGGGTGGCGCAGGGCTCCGGGCACTGGGTGACGCAGCTGGTGGCGCATTGGGTGGCGCATGGCGTCTGGCAGACCTCGACGCATTGGGAGGCGCACGGGGCCTGGCAGACCTCGACGCATTGGGAGGCGCATGGCGTCTGGCAGACCTCGACGCATTGGGAGGCGCATGGGGCCTGGCAGACCTCGACGCATTTTGCGGCGCATGGCTGCGGGCACTTGGCGCATTTCTGCGCCAGGAAGGCGGgcggcaggcagggctgcttgCACTGC
This genomic stretch from Hirundo rustica isolate bHirRus1 chromosome 29, bHirRus1.pri.v3, whole genome shotgun sequence harbors:
- the LOC120764361 gene encoding proline-rich protein 9-like, which codes for MSYYYEQCKQPCLPPAFLAQKCAKCPQPCAAKCVEVCQAPCASQCVEVCQTPCASQCVEVCQAPCASQCVEVCQTPCATQCATSCVTQCPEPCATQCASSCAPQCVDVCPAQCPEPCVTKCVEQCQDQVCTTKCVESCETVCLKPC